In Amyelois transitella isolate CPQ chromosome 13, ilAmyTran1.1, whole genome shotgun sequence, a genomic segment contains:
- the LOC106143238 gene encoding valine--tRNA ligase, protein MTDNETQNGSIGDQPQEKSAKQLKKEAEKAAKLEKLKAKLEKKSAAPAVQKDKPDKKVKETKESAVYTASTALGEKKDIAGPMPDAYSPKYVEAAWYAWWEKQGFFKPEYGRKSILDPNPKGKFVMVIPPPNVTGSLHLGHALTNAVEDAITRWHRMNGRTTLWNPGCDHAGIATQVVVEKKLWREEKKTRHQLGREEFVKRVWDWKNEKGDRIYEQLRSLGSSFDWSRVRFTMDPSMCRAVNEAFIRLHDSGDIYRANRLVNWSCTLKSAISDIEVDKMELTGRTMLEIPGYQQKVEFGVLVMFAYKVDGSDEEVVVATTRVETMLGDVAVAVHPNDERYKHLIGKHLVHPYCKRKLQIIADDYVDMTFGTGAVKITPAHDPNDYEIGKRHNLPFITIFDDEGKMLDNCGQFSGMKRFDVRSGIIKSLEQLKLYRGTKENPMVVPLCSRSKDVVEPMLKPQWYIKCDKMAADAIKAVKTGELKIIPDVHEKVWYHWMENIRDWCISRQLWWGHRIPAYRVTLPEKNTEELWVSAHSDEEALSKASSKYNTPEDQIKLARDEDVLDTWFSSGLFPFSIFGWPDQTEDLKAFYPGTLLETGHDILFFWVARMVFFGQRLLGKLPFKEVYLHPMVRDAHGRKMSKSLGNVIDPVDVVRGVTLEQLHGQLKQSNLDPREEEKARQGQKQDYPNGIPECGTDALRFALCAMTQGRDLNLDILRVQGYRFFCNKLWNATKFALMYFPRDTSYQVHSPTLPSSLTPMDRWMLSRLSLAVNKVNAGFESYDFPSATTHCYNLWLYDLCDVYLEYLKPVFASGTEDQKSAARRTLYTTLEYGLKLLSPFMPFITEELYQRLPSERRDSPSICVASYPTDTETPWRSEDLESSVDTVLKMVHLIRSTRSEYNITNKQKTTAHLIITDTRKEELKNLFRSLQSLANSELSDEEPPSGCSILTVSDKIEVRLVLKGLIDPQKEITKLEKKKESLSQTIGKLEQAIAADDYTAKVPVDVQKNNTEKLAQSLGEIDRLEAAIQTLKLM, encoded by the exons atgactgACAACGAGACTCAAAATGGTTCTATTGGGGACCAGCCCCAAGAGAAGTCTGCTAAGCAGTTAAAGAAGGAGGCTGAAAAAGCAGCTAAGTTAGAAAAACTCAAAGCAAAATTAGAGAAGAAAAGCGCTGCGCCAGCTGTACAAAAAGATAAGCCAGAC AAAAAGGTGAAAGAAACAAAAGAGAGTGCAGTATACACGGCCAGTACAGCTCTGGGCGAGAAGAAAGACATAGCGGGGCCCATGCCCGATGCATACAGCCCTAAGTATGTTGAGGCCGCTTGGTATGCGTGGTGGGAGAAACAGGGCTTCTTCAAACCAGAGTATGGG CGGAAGTCCATTTTGGATCCGAACCCGAAAGGCAAGTTTGTGATGGTGATCCCGCCTCCAAATGTGACCGGGTCTCTACATTTGGGGCATGCCCTCACAAATGCTGTGGAAGATGCGATAACGAGATGGCACAG AATGAACGGACGCACGACCCTCTGGAACCCAGGGTGCGACCACGCCGGCATCGCCACTCAAGTGGTGGTGGAGAAGAAGCTATGGCGGGAGGAGAAGAAGACCAGACACCAGCTCGGCAGAGAGGAGTTCGTTAAGCGCGTGTGGGACTGGAAAAATGA GAAAGGTGACAGAATATATGAACAGCTCCGTTCTCTCGGCTCCTCGTTCGactggtcccgggttcgattcaCGATGGACCCTTCTATGTGCCGGGCTGTGAACGAAGCGTTCATTAGACTTCACGACAGTGGCGACATCTATCGCGCCAACCGGCTGGTGAACTGGTCGTGTACTCTGAAGAGCGCGATATCAGATATCGAAGTGGACAAGATGGAGCTCACTGGACGGACCATGTTGGAGATACCCGGCTATCAGCAAAAG GTGGAGTTCGGAGTGCTGGTGATGTTTGCGTACAAAGTGGACGGGTCAGACGAAGAAGTAGTGGTCGCTACCACTCGAGTTGAGACCATGCTGGGGGACGTGGCCGTAGCTGTACATCCTAATGATGAAAG GTACAAACATTTGATCGGCAAACATTTGGTGCATCCGTACTGCAAGAGGAAATTGCAGATCATTGCTGATGATTACGTTGACATGACATTCGGGACAG GTGCCGTGAAAATAACTCCCGCGCACGATCCCAACGATTACGAGATCGGCAAACGTCATAATCTACCGTTCATCACCATCTTTGATGATGAAGGAAAAATGCTGGACAACTGCGGGCAGTTTTCC GGCATGAAACGTTTCGACGTTCGCAGCGGGATTATAAAGTCCTTGGAACAGCTGAAGCTGTACCGGGGGACGAAGGAGAACCCCATGGTGGTACCGCTCTGCAGCAGGTCCAAGGACGTGGTGGAACCCATGCTCAAACCACAGTG GTACATTAAATGTGACAAAATGGCCGCCGATGCAATAAAAGCTGTTAAGACGGGCGAACTGAAAATCATACCGGACGTCCACGAGAAGGTCTGGTACCATTGGATGGAGAACATTCGCGACTGGTGCATCTCCAGACAACTGTGGTGGGGGCACAGGATTCCAGCCTATAGGGTCACTTTACCGGAAAAG AATACAGAAGAATTATGGGTCTCCGCTCACTCAGATGAAGAAGCCTTGTCCAAAGCGTCTTCGAAGTATAATACACCAGAAGACCAAATCAAGTTGGCCAGAGATGAAGACGTGCTAGATACCTGGTTCTCATCTGGTCTATTCCCGTTCTCTATATTCGGTTGGCCGGATCAGACTGAAGATTTAAAG GCATTCTACCCAGGCACGTTGTTGGAGACGGGTCACGATATCCTGTTCTTCTGGGTTGCAAGGATGGTGTTCTTCGGCCAGAGATTGTTGGGAAAATTGCCGTTTAA GGAAGTTTACCTCCACCCCATGGTGCGGGACGCTCACGGCCGCAAGATGTCCAAATCCCTGGGGAACGTCATCGACCCCGTCGACGTGGTCAGGGGGGTCACGCTGGAACAACTCCACGGGCAACTCAAACAGTCCAACTTGGACCCCAGGGAGGAGGAGAAGGCGCGCCAGGGTCAGAAACAGGACTACCCGAATGGGATACCTGAGTGTGGTACCGATGCGCTAAG GTTCGCGTTATGCGCTATGACCCAAGGTCGAGACTTGAACCTGGACATTCTCCGCGTGCAAGGTTACCGTTTCTTCTGCAACAAGCTGTGGAACGCTACGAAATTCGCGCTCATGTACTTCCCCAGGGACACCAGTTATCAG GTCCACTCACCGACGCTGCCGTCGAGTCTGACCCCCATGGACCGGTGGATGTTGTCGCGGCTCTCGCTCGCGGTCAACAAGGTCAAcgccgggttcgaatcctacgACTTCCCGTCGGCCACCACGCACTGTTACAATCTTTGGTTGTATGACTTGTGCGATGTTTATTTG GAGTACCTCAAACCGGTATTCGCATCCGGCACGGAGGACCAGAAATCTGCGGCCAGGCGCACGCTATACACGACGCTGGAGTACGGACTGAAATTACTGAGTCCGTTCATGCCTTTCATAACTGAGGAGTTGTACCAACGACTGCCGAGCGAGAGGAGAGATAGTCCGTCTATATGTGTTGCCAGTTATCCTacg GACACAGAGACACCATGGCGTTCCGAAGACCTGGAATCATCCGTAGACACAGTCCTCAAAATGGTACATTTGATCCGTTCCACTCGGTCGGAATACAACATcacgaacaaacaaaaaacgaCCGCACATCTCATTATAACGGACACGAGAAAAGAGGAACTGAAGAATTTATTCAG GAGTCTCCAATCGTTGGCTAACAGCGAGTTGTCAGATGAAGAGCCTCCGTCTGGCTGCTCGATCCTCACCGTGTCCGACAAGATTGAAGTGCGGCTGGTTTTGAAG GGTCTCATCGACCCCCAAAAAGAGATTACAAAACTGGAGAAGAAGAAAGAATCCCTCTCACAAACAATCGGCAAGTTAGAACAGGCGATAGCAGCAGACGACTACACCGCTAAAGTGCCGGTAGACGTGCAAAAGAACAATACTGAGAAATTGGCGCAGTCGTTAGGAGAAATTGATAGGCTCGAAGCTGCGATTCAGACCTTGAAGTTGATGTAA
- the LOC106143265 gene encoding follicle-stimulating hormone receptor-like — translation MYFWKLQVPAVCFFLLVRRSSQADDERHGVSFELGNTDITRFTYKTLHQAGFRLHHVEHITIMNAPKLKYIAVEDFSKMPRLKSLYITQAPMLEKVDPLPTMLELRTVIITSSGLTEVPNLSRVHPVKNDSIPYLQAVDLDGNQIKRIPAHALRIRADQVSINYNMIEDIPAFAFKYAQISKLSLKGNVKLSHLDENAFAGNLLLRQLDLSFTAITSLPTAGLEKLQSLKIENTPSLKYIPSIYDLRHLETADLTHSFHCCAFAYPERHDPARHKLHEMQVELMTQACKTELTKSRKRRSLAPIRPISLESPSRKTIGPYDDSISSSVEDFGTTIQGDADMEFMYSDSNEELADDDSFHELVEADLSKGYVAMCGNFSVTRPDVICRPMPNALNPCEDVMGWSWLRASVWFVITAAVVGNVAVLMVLLANHAEITVPRFLMCHLAFSDLCTGIYLFMLAVVDLRSYGVFFNYAYNWQYGVGCKIAGFLSVFSGQLSVFTLTIVTLERWFAITYAIYLERRISLAAAAKIMVGGWLFSFLMAGLPLLGVSDYSSTSICLPVESKDIGDGIYQGSLFLTTMVAWVIIVVCYVQIYRSLGGGGEKYGGRGSAAAAERRIANKMALLIGTDLLCWAPVAFFGVTALVGWPLVDVSHGKVLLVFFYPLNACANPFLYAILTKQYRRDFMTLIARTGQCNWLVEKYKLATTPPPTAHTNPSAPAAMMPLVDYENQSRVSKVNGEAGF, via the exons TTAGGAGATCATCACAAGCGGATGATGAGAGGCACGGGGTGTCTTTCGAGCTGGGTAATACGGATATCACCAGGTTCACATACAAGACCCTCCACCAGGCGGGGTTCAGGCTTCATCACGTCGAacatat aaCCATCATGAACGCGCCTAAGTTAAAATACATAGCTGTAGAAGATTTCTCCAAAATGCCCAGGTTAAAATCATT GTATATAACGCAAGCCCCGATGTTGGAGAAAGTGGATCCGCTGCCAACGATGCTGGAATTACGCACCGT TATCATAACTTCATCTGGCCTAACAGAGGTGCCCAATTTGAGTCGAGTGCATCCAGTGAAAAATGACTCGATCCCGTATCTGCAGGCCGT AGACCTCGACGGAAACCAAATTAAGCGCATACCGGCGCACGCGCTGCGTATCCGGGCCGATCAAGT ATCTATCAATTACAACATGATCGAAGATATTCCTGCTTTCGCATTCAAATATGCCCAAATATCCAAATT GAGTCTCAAAGGCAATGTGAAGCTGAGTCATTTAGATGAGAATGCATTTGCAGGAAACTTGCTACTCCGCCAATT AGATCTGAGCTTCACAGCTATCACATCACTGCCGACAGCGGGGCTGGAGAAATTACAGTCCCTCAAAATAgagaacactccatctctgaAGTACATACCCTCCATTTACGATTTGAGG CATCTTGAGACTGCGGACCTGACGCACAGTTTCCACTGTTGCGCATTCGCCTACCCGGAGCGCCATGACCCGGCGAGACACAAGTTGCACGAGATGCAAGTGGAACTCATGACGCAG GCATGTAAAACGGAACTGACGAAATCACGCAAACGAAGGTCTTTGGCGCCAATCCGGCCCATCAGTTTAGAATCACCGAGCAGAAAGACAATAGG GCCCTATGATGACTCGATATCCTCGTCCGTTGAAGACTTTGGTACAACAATACAGGGTGATGCCGACATGGAGTTCATGTACTCCGACAGCAATGAGGAGTTGGCTGACGATGACAGCTTCCACGAGCTGGTGGAAGCTGACCTCTCCAAGGGCTACGTGGCCATGTGTGGTAACTTTAGCGTCAC AAGACCCGATGTGATCTGCAGGCCGATGCCGAACGCCCTGAACCCTTGCGAAGACGTGATGGGCTGGTCGTGGCTGCGGGCTAGCGTCTGGTTCGTGATCACAGCTGCAGTAGTTGGCAACGTAGCCGTTCTCATGGTCCTCCTTGCCAACCACGCCGAGATCACAGTCCCCAGGTTCCTGATGTGCCACCTGGCCTTCTCCGACTTGTGCACAGGGATCTACCTCTTCATGCTAGCTGTCGTCGACCTAAGATCCTACGGAGTCTTCTTCAACTACGCTTACAATTGGCAGTACGGCGTCGGATGCAAGATAGCCGGATTCCTTTCAGTATTCTCTGGACAGTTATCAGTGTTTACGCTAACCATAGTAACTTTGGAGCGGTGGTTCGCTATCACGTACGCTATTTACTTGGAGAGGCGAATCTCTTTGGCGGCGGCGGCCAAGATCATGGTCGGGGGGTGGCTGTTCTCTTTTCTGATGGCTGGATTACCATTGCTAGGAGTCTCGGATTATTCCTCGACGTCTATCTGCTTGCCGGTCGAAAGTAAAGACATTGGAGACGGTATTTATCAAGGATCTCTGTTTTTGACTACTATGGTCGCGTGGGTGATTATAGTCGTTTGCTACGTGCAGATTTACAGGTCTTTGGGAGGGGGAGGAGAGAAGTACGGGGGGAGGGGGTCGGCGGCGGCCGCGGAGAGACGGATAGCGAACAAAATGGCGCTTCTAATTGGCACTGACTTGTTGTGCTGGGCGCCGGTTGCATTTTTCGGAGTGACGGCGTTAGTTGGATGGCCGTTGGTGGACGTCAGTCACGGGAAAGTGTTGTTGGTCTTCTTCTATCCACTAAACGCATGCGCAAACCCGTTCTTATACGCTATACTGACGAAGCAATATAGAAGAGACTTTATGACGCTGATAGCAAGGACGGGACAGTGCAATTGGTTGGTAGAGAAGTACAAGTTGGCCACGACCCCCCCTCCCACCGCCCACACCAACCCCTCAGCCCCCGCGGCAATGATGCCTTTAGTGGATTACGAGAATCAGTCGCGAGTCAGCAAAGTGAATGGAGAAGCTGGATTTTAG
- the LOC106143257 gene encoding AN1-type zinc finger protein 1-like, with translation MEFPTLGEHCQYPCCNQNDFLPLQCKCAKVFCRAHFNEHCLSGACELAPKPKEVILKNDDQIFKCSEKGCRKGNLHEMLCEKCNKHYCIEHRFHPSCPEIDDETMAAKIEQFAAPRRQFHEANKHLQEKITENIRKALLSSAKVKTASKIHLMRIKQKAKGPKCVPATDRVYFAIGKPKNTDPKPVRIVEEVDNIKNIETVTLDPDLKDSVPIFISSKWSLGRAMDSICDSCSISNDNNKVSDTKLRLFRQLDGYCISPVKMDVEIKELMEKEVLLEGDRLVVEYVESSLLSGLDENSQMFLS, from the exons atGGAGTTTCCAACACTCGGAGAACATTGTCAATATCCTTGTTGCAACCAAAATGACTTTCTACCCCTGCAGTGCAAATGTGCGAAGGTCTTCTGCCGTGCACACTTCAATGAACACTGCTTATCAGGAGCCTGCGAATTGGCGCCAAAACCCAAGGAAGTTATTCTAAAAAATGATGACCAGATCTTTAAATGCTCTGAAAAGGGGTGCAGAAAAGGCAACCTCCATGAAATGCTGTGTGAAAAGTGCAACAAACACTACTGCATTGAGCACAGATTTCATCC GTCCTGTCCAGAAATTGATGATGAGACAATGGCTGCCAAAATAGAGCAATTCGCAGCTCCAAGGCGGCAGTTCCATGAAGctaataaacatttacaagAAAAA ATAACAGAAAACATAAGAAAGGCTCTCCTATCATCAGCAAAAGTCAAAACTGCTtcgaaaatacatttaatgaGAATCAAACAGAAAGCCAAGGGTCCCAAATGCGTTCCAGCTACGGACAGAGTATACTTTGCCATTGGCAAACCCAAGAATACAGATCCGAAACCAGTAAGAATAGTTGAAGAGGttgacaatataaaaaatattgaaacggTAACTTTAGATCCGGACTTGAAGGATTCGGTACCCATATTTATAAGTTCAAAATGGAGTTTAGGACGAGCGATGGACAGTATATGCGATTCATGTAGTATCAGCAATGATAACAACAAGGTTAGTGATACAAAGTTAAGATTGTTCCGGCAATTAGACGGTTATTGTATAAgtccggtgaaaatggatgtggaaataaaagaattgatGGAAAAGGAGGTGTTGCTGGAGGGAGACAGACTGGTCGTTGAATATGTTGAAAGTTCACTCCTTTCTGGTTTGGATGAGAATTCCCAAATGTTTTTGAGTTGA